The following coding sequences lie in one Candidatus Neomarinimicrobiota bacterium genomic window:
- a CDS encoding class I SAM-dependent methyltransferase, which produces MDERMLNGCLLARCSKCSFVFADVSLDEVRRHNYHVSSSTDSFYMQSQTKLDNLWFWSVVCRVTRKTKAGRVLDVGCGNGMLLKHFKAMGWHCYGLDVSPWAKKYAKFYGFTLYDKEIEEDYLPENYFDLVVSTSTLEHIYDPYKHLKSALRILKPGGYLYVAGVPNYNSLTIKLGLSKFYFNKPPSHVNYFTPRSIYNLINRLKRYYKISFKIGTYGIPESFYFYHKIRETYKKLINKRRVKRGINNNKRITIEKISKEVVLGNREVYIIKKVIGQIAVYLSYVIGRPFNLGDKIEVIIYKEQ; this is translated from the coding sequence GAGGCATAATTACCACGTTTCAAGCAGTACAGATAGCTTTTACATGCAGTCTCAGACGAAACTTGACAATTTGTGGTTTTGGAGCGTGGTTTGTAGGGTGACAAGAAAGACAAAAGCGGGTAGGGTTCTTGATGTTGGCTGTGGCAATGGTATGTTGTTAAAGCATTTTAAGGCAATGGGCTGGCATTGCTATGGCCTTGATGTTTCCCCATGGGCAAAGAAGTATGCTAAATTTTATGGCTTTACATTATATGATAAAGAAATTGAAGAGGATTATTTGCCAGAAAATTATTTTGACCTGGTTGTAAGTACTTCAACTTTGGAACATATTTATGATCCCTATAAGCATTTAAAATCTGCTCTAAGGATTCTTAAACCAGGAGGATATTTATACGTTGCAGGCGTGCCAAATTATAATTCACTAACTATTAAACTTGGTTTATCGAAATTTTATTTTAATAAACCACCTTCTCATGTGAATTATTTCACTCCACGAAGTATATATAATCTTATAAATCGGTTGAAGAGGTATTATAAAATATCGTTTAAAATAGGCACATATGGGATTCCTGAAAGCTTTTACTTCTATCATAAAATAAGAGAAACATATAAAAAATTGATAAATAAGAGGAGAGTCAAAAGGGGAATTAATAATAATAAAAGGATTACCATAGAAAAGATAAGCAAAGAAGTAGTTTTAGGGAATAGGGAAGTGTACATAATAAAAAAAGTAATAGGCCAGATTGCGGTATATTTAAGCTACGTTATAGGGCGACCTTTCAACCTTGGTGATAAAATAGAAGTTATCATTTATAAGGAGCAGTAA